The Zobellia alginiliquefaciens genome contains a region encoding:
- a CDS encoding bifunctional alpha,alpha-trehalose-phosphate synthase (UDP-forming)/trehalose-phosphatase, with the protein MGKTIIISNRLPVQLQISNGAITAIPSVGGLATGMKSVHSGGDSLWIGWSGLTEEDISPELEPKIDKALAEHGSSKVNLTEEEIEGFYYGFSNRTIWPLFHYFLEYSEFQLAYWNTYKQVNQKFADAILENAEDGDTIWVHDYQLMLVPQMVRKERPNVSIGFFLHIPFPSFEIFRTLPWREELLEGVLGSDLIGFHTYDYERHFLSSVRRLLGLEVSFNDISIGDRLIKVDSFPMGIDYKKFSDAAKVHFDKAESEQSELQQRLNTHKKTDPDAKFFLSIDRLDYSKGIAKRLYAFEYFLNKYPQYKEKVRLIILAVPSRSNVPQYQLLKREIDELVGRINGEFSTVSWTPIWYFYRSMPFENLIDLYTSSDIAWLTPLRDGMNLVAKEYIATRTDKTGVLILSEMAGSANEMNESLLINPNNFEQTADALHEAINMPVEEQKSRNEVLQKRLARYNVEKWANDFMTSLKSQNEREASNVSRKLNETLLEKITEKYSKAKKRLLFLDYDGTLSGFHNDPQKAGPDEELYKLLDILHEQENTVVYLISGRDKDTFTKWFLPKKYNMIVEHGVWISQKGEPFKMLENVKNDWMENVRPVLESFVDRTPGSFIEEKNYSLAWHYRKTDPDFGDKRATELSETLTSLIGTDDLSLLNGNKVVEVKSSNVNKGRASMRILGEGEGEYDFVFAIGDDWTDEFMFQDLPESTVSVKVGRQKTAAKYYVENTQKVRVLLQKFAEN; encoded by the coding sequence ATGGGCAAAACTATCATAATCTCAAATAGACTACCCGTTCAGTTACAAATTAGCAACGGAGCCATTACTGCAATACCGAGCGTAGGTGGGTTAGCCACAGGTATGAAATCAGTACATTCCGGTGGTGATAGCCTATGGATCGGCTGGAGTGGGCTTACAGAAGAGGATATCTCACCAGAATTGGAGCCCAAAATAGATAAAGCACTTGCGGAACACGGTTCTTCTAAAGTAAACCTGACCGAAGAAGAAATAGAGGGGTTTTATTACGGGTTTAGTAACCGAACCATTTGGCCCTTATTTCATTACTTTCTAGAGTATTCGGAGTTTCAATTGGCCTATTGGAATACCTACAAACAAGTAAACCAAAAATTTGCGGATGCCATTTTAGAAAATGCCGAAGATGGCGATACCATTTGGGTACATGATTACCAATTAATGTTGGTACCACAAATGGTGCGTAAAGAAAGACCCAATGTTTCCATAGGCTTCTTTTTGCACATTCCTTTTCCATCTTTTGAAATATTCAGGACCTTACCTTGGCGTGAAGAACTGTTAGAAGGTGTGCTCGGTTCAGACTTAATAGGTTTTCACACATACGACTACGAACGCCATTTTCTAAGTTCGGTAAGGCGTTTGTTAGGCCTTGAGGTCAGTTTTAACGACATATCCATTGGTGACCGTTTGATAAAGGTGGATTCCTTCCCAATGGGTATCGATTACAAGAAATTCAGCGACGCTGCAAAGGTACATTTTGATAAAGCCGAAAGTGAACAGTCCGAGTTACAACAACGGTTGAATACACACAAGAAAACAGACCCGGACGCAAAATTCTTCTTGTCCATAGACCGGTTGGATTACAGTAAGGGTATAGCCAAACGTTTGTACGCATTTGAGTATTTCCTTAACAAATACCCGCAATACAAAGAAAAAGTACGGTTGATTATATTAGCGGTTCCCTCCCGCTCCAATGTACCACAATACCAATTGTTAAAAAGAGAAATAGACGAACTGGTAGGCCGTATTAATGGAGAATTTTCAACTGTTAGCTGGACGCCTATCTGGTATTTCTACCGCTCTATGCCGTTTGAGAATCTAATTGACCTTTACACTTCTAGCGATATTGCTTGGCTAACCCCACTAAGGGACGGGATGAACCTTGTGGCGAAAGAGTATATTGCTACCCGAACCGATAAAACCGGGGTTTTAATTTTAAGTGAAATGGCAGGTTCCGCTAACGAAATGAACGAATCGCTACTTATTAACCCTAATAATTTTGAACAGACGGCAGATGCTTTGCACGAGGCCATAAATATGCCGGTAGAAGAACAAAAATCAAGAAATGAAGTGCTTCAGAAAAGACTGGCCAGATATAATGTTGAAAAATGGGCCAATGATTTTATGACCTCATTAAAATCTCAGAATGAACGTGAAGCCTCCAATGTTTCCCGTAAACTAAATGAAACCCTATTAGAGAAGATTACCGAAAAATATTCGAAAGCAAAAAAACGATTGCTGTTTTTAGACTATGACGGAACCCTTTCCGGCTTTCACAATGATCCACAAAAAGCAGGCCCCGATGAGGAGCTATACAAGTTGCTAGACATACTCCATGAGCAAGAAAACACCGTGGTCTATCTTATTAGCGGTAGGGACAAGGACACTTTTACCAAATGGTTCTTACCTAAAAAATACAATATGATCGTAGAGCACGGCGTTTGGATTTCCCAAAAAGGAGAACCTTTTAAAATGCTTGAAAATGTAAAAAATGATTGGATGGAAAACGTGCGCCCCGTTTTAGAATCTTTCGTGGACCGTACTCCTGGAAGTTTTATAGAAGAGAAAAACTACAGTCTAGCATGGCACTACAGAAAGACCGACCCTGATTTTGGCGATAAAAGAGCAACAGAACTTTCGGAAACGCTTACCAGCTTAATAGGTACGGATGATCTAAGCTTGCTTAACGGGAACAAAGTGGTTGAAGTAAAAAGCAGTAACGTAAACAAAGGCCGCGCGTCTATGCGTATTCTTGGCGAAGGTGAAGGGGAATATGATTTTGTTTTCGCTATAGGTGATGATTGGACAGATGAGTTTATGTTCCAAGATTTACCAGAAAGTACGGTTAGCGTAAAAGTAGGACGGCAAAAAACCGCTGCAAAATACTACGTAGAGAACACGCAAAAAGTTAGGGTCCTTTTACAAAAATTTGCTGAAAATTAA
- a CDS encoding glycoside hydrolase family 15 protein yields MDNLDYGIIGNCRSAALISKTGSVDWCCLPEFDSPSVFGKLLDEEIGGSFEFLVSDDYTIEQSYEPKTCILITTFDDGENCFEIHDFMPRFRKDDGTYIAPPEFVRYVKLITGKPKFKVLYNPRLEYAAGETKSYVKKDFIASLTHEVKFDTVFLYTSFKKEDVLAGKELTLYEDGFFLMGYNEKIFTPTTTQAYLELEKTKVYWLNWSTKTPTYKKFNKEISRSALTLKLLSYDKSGAVLAAATTSLPETIGEVRNWDYRFCWIRDASMVIKVVSELGHKNIARRYLKFIIDLIPDKAEKLQIMYGINKEKKLTEETLEHLSGYKGSKPVRIGNAAYHQKQNDIYGILMDVIYEQMVKFSVDIENGEDLWSITKGIVWIVGNNWKEADKGIWEFRTEDRHFTFSKVLCWTALDRAIKVAEMLGKKHKIEKWEPLREEIWNDIYENAWNEEVGAYTQSYGSKHLDASVLLMESYGCVDASDERYKKTVKAIGKELSNDGLLYRYKNEDDFGLPSSSFTVCTFWYVNSLFKIGEHDEALKQFEKLLSYSNHLGLFSEDLDFKTKRLLGNFPQAYSHLALIECAVNFSKKESAESIRESMRS; encoded by the coding sequence ATGGATAATTTAGACTACGGAATAATAGGAAATTGCCGAAGTGCAGCGTTAATATCAAAAACAGGAAGCGTAGATTGGTGTTGTTTGCCGGAATTTGATTCGCCCTCGGTTTTTGGAAAATTATTAGATGAGGAAATAGGGGGCAGTTTTGAATTTTTAGTGAGTGACGACTATACGATTGAACAAAGTTACGAACCCAAAACCTGTATTTTAATTACGACTTTCGATGATGGTGAAAATTGTTTTGAAATTCATGATTTTATGCCACGTTTTCGCAAAGATGACGGTACATATATTGCACCGCCAGAATTTGTAAGGTATGTAAAATTGATAACCGGGAAACCTAAATTTAAGGTGCTGTATAATCCTAGATTAGAATATGCCGCTGGTGAAACCAAAAGTTATGTGAAAAAGGATTTTATTGCCAGCCTGACGCATGAGGTTAAATTCGATACTGTTTTTCTATATACAAGTTTTAAGAAAGAAGATGTTCTTGCAGGTAAAGAACTGACTTTATACGAAGATGGCTTTTTTCTAATGGGGTATAATGAGAAGATATTCACGCCCACAACGACCCAGGCGTATCTAGAACTTGAAAAAACCAAGGTCTACTGGTTAAATTGGTCAACCAAGACTCCTACATATAAAAAATTCAACAAAGAGATTTCGCGTAGCGCACTTACTTTAAAGCTACTAAGCTATGATAAGTCTGGTGCTGTTTTGGCGGCAGCTACAACATCATTACCAGAAACAATAGGGGAGGTCCGTAATTGGGATTATCGTTTTTGCTGGATACGCGATGCTTCTATGGTAATAAAAGTGGTCTCCGAGTTGGGACATAAAAATATAGCTCGCCGTTACCTGAAGTTTATTATAGACCTTATTCCTGATAAAGCAGAGAAACTGCAGATCATGTACGGAATCAATAAAGAGAAAAAGCTAACGGAAGAGACTCTAGAGCACTTAAGTGGTTATAAGGGGTCAAAACCTGTTCGTATCGGTAATGCGGCGTACCATCAAAAACAAAATGATATTTATGGTATCCTGATGGATGTCATCTACGAACAAATGGTAAAGTTTAGCGTAGATATTGAAAATGGCGAAGATTTATGGTCCATAACCAAAGGTATTGTCTGGATTGTAGGAAACAACTGGAAAGAAGCCGATAAAGGAATATGGGAGTTCAGAACCGAAGATAGACATTTTACCTTTTCAAAAGTATTATGTTGGACGGCCTTGGATAGAGCTATTAAAGTAGCCGAAATGTTAGGTAAGAAGCATAAAATTGAAAAGTGGGAGCCGCTTCGTGAAGAAATTTGGAATGATATCTATGAGAATGCATGGAACGAAGAAGTGGGAGCGTACACCCAATCCTATGGTTCTAAACACTTGGATGCATCTGTTTTACTTATGGAGTCTTACGGCTGTGTAGATGCTTCCGATGAACGTTATAAGAAAACAGTAAAAGCAATTGGAAAAGAGTTGAGTAACGATGGGCTGTTATACCGTTATAAGAATGAAGACGATTTTGGTCTGCCTTCATCTTCCTTTACGGTCTGTACATTTTGGTACGTAAACAGTTTGTTTAAAATAGGCGAGCATGACGAAGCGCTAAAACAATTTGAAAAGTTGCTGAGCTACAGTAATCACTTAGGGTTGTTCAGTGAGGATTTAGATTTTAAAACCAAAAGGTTGTTGGGTAACTTCCCGCAAGCGTATTCACATTTGGCTTTAATTGAATGTGCCGTGAATTTCTCTAAAAAAGAAAGTGCAGAGAGTATCAGGGAATCTATGCGTAGTTAA
- a CDS encoding MoaF-related domain-containing protein, which yields MKTKLVTCICLALLGTVFAFSQNNTSEENKFEFGAPEHFIDGYSLNFQYQNGTAIHMEFNNGKAKYEWIAGPTKGNGNQDIPYRSRIIGDDLYLINWHETGKKDYLTLVFDFKKMIVHSSIIVGYENKPERTLKTVFRSGIIDHLKKPE from the coding sequence ATGAAAACGAAATTAGTTACATGCATTTGTCTTGCTCTGTTAGGTACCGTATTTGCTTTCTCGCAAAACAACACATCTGAAGAAAATAAATTCGAATTTGGAGCACCGGAACACTTTATAGATGGGTATTCGCTCAATTTTCAATATCAAAATGGAACCGCCATTCATATGGAATTTAATAATGGTAAAGCAAAGTATGAATGGATAGCCGGACCTACAAAAGGAAATGGAAACCAGGACATTCCTTACCGTTCCCGTATAATTGGTGACGACCTTTACTTAATCAATTGGCATGAAACCGGAAAAAAAGACTATTTGACCCTAGTTTTTGATTTTAAAAAAATGATTGTACATAGCTCCATAATAGTCGGTTACGAAAACAAACCTGAAAGAACTTTAAAAACTGTATTCAGAAGTGGTATTATAGACCATCTGAAAAAACCCGAATAA
- a CDS encoding MFS transporter produces MKPRAHILPVIIISQFACTSLWFAGNAIVDELTLKTGLGSEIIGYVLSSVQFGFIIGTLVFGLFMIADRFSPSRVFMICSILAALCNFLLLADTLSKWTLLFARFGTGFFLAGIYPVGMKIAADYYQKGLGKALGYLVGALVLGTAFPYFVSGTSLGSDFTLVIKITSALAVAGGLGLWLFVPNGPFRKPSAKLSLGAGPLLFKLHSFRQAAFGYFGHMWELYAFWAFTPLAVQTYNEISGSELSVALSTGIIIALGGLSCVLGGLISLRTGSRKVAIISLIISGLLCMLSPLLFSLPVQLFLLGWGLWGMAVTADSPQFSNLVAASVPPELKGTALTLVNCIGYAVSIFSIQLLSLLSETIDVTYLFTALALGPAIGLIGLLGKTRTKA; encoded by the coding sequence TTGAAACCACGCGCGCATATTCTCCCCGTCATAATTATCTCTCAATTTGCCTGTACCTCTTTATGGTTTGCAGGCAATGCTATTGTAGACGAGCTAACTTTAAAAACGGGATTAGGTTCTGAAATTATCGGTTATGTACTTTCTTCAGTACAGTTCGGTTTTATAATTGGCACCTTGGTTTTTGGACTATTTATGATTGCCGACCGTTTTTCTCCTTCTCGCGTATTTATGATTTGCTCCATTTTAGCGGCACTTTGCAACTTTCTGCTACTTGCGGATACCTTATCCAAATGGACGCTGTTATTCGCTCGTTTTGGAACGGGATTTTTTCTTGCCGGTATTTATCCTGTTGGAATGAAAATAGCTGCGGATTATTACCAAAAAGGATTAGGTAAAGCTTTAGGATATTTGGTAGGTGCACTCGTTTTGGGAACTGCATTTCCGTATTTTGTGAGTGGTACCAGTTTGGGAAGTGATTTTACTTTGGTGATAAAAATAACTTCGGCACTCGCTGTTGCAGGCGGTTTGGGGTTATGGCTCTTTGTTCCCAATGGCCCGTTTCGTAAACCAAGCGCTAAACTTTCCTTAGGGGCGGGACCATTACTCTTTAAACTCCATAGTTTTAGACAGGCCGCTTTTGGCTATTTTGGGCATATGTGGGAACTCTACGCCTTTTGGGCCTTTACCCCACTTGCCGTTCAGACGTACAATGAAATTAGCGGTTCCGAGCTTTCCGTTGCCTTGTCTACGGGAATTATAATTGCTTTAGGTGGATTATCATGTGTTTTAGGTGGACTAATCTCCTTACGAACGGGAAGCCGTAAAGTGGCTATAATTTCACTTATAATTTCAGGGTTATTATGTATGTTATCTCCCCTACTCTTTTCTCTTCCCGTACAGTTGTTTTTATTGGGATGGGGACTTTGGGGTATGGCCGTCACGGCAGATTCCCCCCAATTTTCTAATTTGGTGGCAGCTTCCGTGCCTCCGGAATTAAAGGGAACTGCATTAACATTGGTGAACTGCATTGGCTATGCCGTTAGTATCTTTAGCATTCAGCTACTTTCTTTGTTATCCGAAACTATTGATGTTACTTACCTCTTTACCGCATTAGCTTTAGGACCTGCAATTGGACTTATAGGTTTACTTGGAAAAACACGTACAAAAGCTTAA